A single genomic interval of Spirosoma linguale DSM 74 harbors:
- a CDS encoding DNA-directed DNA polymerase (PFAM: UMUC domain protein DNA-repair protein~KEGG: bra:BRADO1464 DNA polymerase IV), with the protein MKQPENRKIIHIDMDAFYASVEQRDNPELRNKPLAVGGSRQRGVVAAASYEARQYGVRSAMASSIALRKCPDLLFVKPRFDVYKAVSSQIRAIFARYTDLIEPLSLDEAYLDVTDTLPVNSSATQIAQLIKEQIKEETLLTASAGVSYNKFLAKLASDYRKPDGLYVIKPHQGPGFVEGLKVGQFHGIGRVTAGKMNQLGIYTGLDLREQTEAFLTRHFGKVGFHYYSIARAIDHRPVTPNRIRKSVGSENTFADDLMDQAQLIDQLLPLVDSVWSYCERTSVRGRTLTLKVKYADFEQITRSRTALNLLSSKTTLMQIAADLLETLFPLPKGIRLLGVSLSNLHPGERPENGQLTLDL; encoded by the coding sequence GTGAAGCAGCCAGAGAACAGAAAAATTATTCACATCGACATGGATGCTTTTTATGCATCTGTTGAACAGCGGGATAATCCTGAATTACGAAATAAACCCCTGGCCGTTGGGGGTTCCCGGCAACGGGGCGTGGTAGCTGCGGCCAGCTATGAAGCCCGCCAGTATGGCGTCCGGTCGGCTATGGCTTCGTCTATCGCCCTTCGAAAATGCCCAGATTTACTGTTTGTTAAACCTCGCTTTGACGTTTACAAAGCCGTTTCCAGCCAAATTCGGGCTATCTTCGCCCGTTACACCGATCTGATCGAACCGCTTTCGCTGGACGAAGCTTACCTGGATGTTACGGATACACTACCAGTTAATTCATCGGCTACCCAGATTGCTCAGCTCATAAAAGAGCAAATCAAAGAAGAGACCCTTCTTACGGCATCGGCGGGTGTTTCATACAACAAATTTCTGGCAAAACTAGCGTCTGATTATCGAAAGCCGGATGGGCTGTATGTCATTAAGCCGCATCAGGGGCCTGGTTTCGTGGAGGGCTTAAAGGTTGGTCAGTTTCATGGCATCGGCCGTGTAACAGCCGGGAAGATGAACCAGCTTGGTATCTATACCGGTTTGGATTTGCGGGAGCAGACAGAAGCCTTTCTTACGCGGCACTTTGGAAAAGTGGGCTTCCATTATTACTCCATCGCACGGGCTATCGACCATCGACCCGTGACGCCCAATCGAATTCGTAAATCGGTTGGGTCCGAAAATACTTTCGCCGATGATTTAATGGACCAGGCCCAACTGATTGATCAGTTATTACCGTTGGTCGATAGTGTCTGGAGTTACTGCGAACGAACCTCTGTGCGGGGCAGAACCCTTACGCTGAAAGTGAAATATGCCGATTTTGAACAGATTACCCGCAGTCGCACAGCGCTAAATCTGCTTTCGAGTAAAACCACCCTAATGCAGATTGCCGCTGATTTGTTGGAGACGCTTTTTCCGCTCCCGAAAGGTATCCGATTGCTGGGCGTGTCGTTATCGAATCTTCATCCGGGCGAGCGGCCGGAAAATGGGCAGCTCACACTCGACTTATAA
- a CDS encoding TonB-dependent receptor plug (PFAM: TonB-dependent receptor plug; TonB-dependent receptor~KEGG: mxa:MXAN_4746 TonB-dependent receptor): protein MMNSLLDYARNRRWKWLLVPLFGFIVQFSYAQSIITGTVTDAATGEGLAGTTIQVKGTNVGATSDASGKYQISLPATGRVLIFSFIGYQPLEITVGNRSVVDAKLSSSDNALSEVIVVGYGVQNRRDVTTAIGSVKAKDLANQPVASFDQALAAKIAGVTVTQTSGAPGAALSVRVRGTGSISAGNDPLYVVDGIPLSRDTKFATGGTNTQFPDNPINVLSTLNTDDIESIEVLKDASAAAIYGSRGSNGVVLLTTKRGKEGKTVVSYDSYLGVQQVSKKIDMLNAYEYAQLSYEAKNNAYIDRNPTGKPTDANDVRSKGVGAPSTLIQPEIVPYLSGQPGLTNTDWQDAIFRSAPIQNHTISISGGKENVKFYVSGNYLDQRGVVINSGFKRYSARANVDVKSGRLTVGANLNPTYSYHDLIKAEGPYLGEGVVGLALQMAPIFPVYNADGSYNFGNNGWGYGATSILNPVAIANQVSDKLSQLRVLGNTYAQYDILKGLSYRLSLGADINSFQRDYYRPSTLEIRDRKGASVPTGFSRAQNFVNWLVENTLNYNRSFGVHNVSALAGFSSQKDRRVANELTATNFPNDLVQTLNAGQVSSGSSDIQEWSLLSYIGRVQYDYNGKYLLSAAIRADGSSRFGRSNRWGYFPSVSAGWNVSQETFLKSATWLSDLKLRASYGLTGNFQIPNYGSVSLLGYQNYILGPETIVSGLAPTNSANDKLKWEKTAMFDIGFDVSFLRNRLNLTFDYYHANTSDLLLNVPVPRASGFSTELQNIGKVNNQGIELTLGTRQTFGRFRWEASANIAANRNKVIALGPSGDPIIVAGGVAGAQFITQIGHPIGEYYTMINDGVFKNQAEIDAYPHTTTTRPGDFKFRDNNGDGKIDFSSDRAVTGSYFPKYTFGFTNNFAYRGFDLGVAIQGVQGHKILNLIRRYIYNMEGNGNLFRGALDRWQSPDNPGNGLVNRANRLASGSNGEISTWHIESGSYVRIRTITLGYTLPTALLQKIRLSRARLYVTTQNPFTFTKYLGYNPEVNSRPDSALSSGEDYGTYPLPRTTSVGINLSF from the coding sequence ATGATGAATTCATTACTTGATTATGCCCGAAACAGACGCTGGAAATGGCTGCTTGTCCCTCTCTTCGGCTTCATTGTCCAGTTTAGTTATGCACAGTCGATCATTACGGGAACCGTAACCGATGCTGCCACCGGCGAAGGTCTGGCCGGCACAACGATCCAAGTTAAAGGAACGAACGTTGGGGCGACGAGCGACGCCAGTGGGAAATACCAGATTTCGCTGCCAGCAACGGGTAGAGTGCTGATCTTCTCGTTTATTGGTTATCAACCCCTTGAAATCACCGTTGGAAACCGCAGCGTGGTCGATGCAAAACTGAGCAGTTCGGATAATGCCCTTAGCGAAGTGATTGTGGTAGGATACGGTGTGCAGAACCGACGCGACGTAACAACGGCCATTGGCTCCGTCAAAGCAAAAGATTTAGCCAATCAGCCGGTGGCCAGTTTCGATCAGGCGCTGGCGGCAAAAATCGCCGGGGTGACTGTAACGCAAACATCGGGTGCGCCGGGTGCGGCTCTCTCCGTTCGGGTCCGGGGCACAGGCTCCATCAGCGCCGGTAACGATCCGCTCTATGTCGTAGACGGGATTCCGCTCTCGCGCGATACCAAGTTTGCAACGGGCGGTACCAACACGCAGTTTCCCGACAATCCGATCAATGTGCTCAGCACGCTCAATACAGATGACATTGAGAGTATTGAAGTGCTTAAGGATGCCTCGGCAGCGGCTATTTATGGCTCCCGTGGTTCCAATGGCGTTGTGCTGCTGACCACCAAGCGGGGTAAGGAAGGGAAAACGGTGGTGAGCTACGACTCCTATCTGGGCGTTCAGCAGGTATCTAAAAAGATCGACATGCTCAATGCCTACGAATATGCGCAGCTGAGTTACGAAGCTAAAAATAACGCTTACATCGACCGGAATCCAACCGGCAAACCAACGGATGCTAATGATGTTCGCAGTAAAGGAGTGGGAGCACCCAGTACGCTTATCCAACCCGAAATTGTGCCTTATCTCTCCGGGCAGCCGGGCCTGACAAACACCGACTGGCAGGACGCTATTTTCCGGTCAGCACCGATTCAGAACCATACCATTTCCATTTCGGGCGGAAAGGAAAACGTGAAGTTCTACGTATCGGGCAACTACCTCGACCAGCGGGGGGTGGTCATTAATTCGGGCTTTAAACGGTACAGTGCCCGGGCCAATGTCGATGTGAAAAGTGGTCGGCTTACCGTTGGTGCCAACCTGAATCCAACCTATTCGTACCACGACCTGATTAAGGCCGAAGGCCCCTACCTGGGCGAAGGTGTAGTGGGTCTGGCCCTGCAAATGGCACCCATCTTTCCGGTCTACAATGCCGATGGTTCGTACAATTTTGGTAATAACGGCTGGGGATACGGCGCTACGTCGATTCTGAACCCGGTAGCTATTGCCAACCAGGTAAGCGATAAACTGAGTCAGCTGCGGGTGCTGGGCAATACCTACGCGCAGTATGACATCCTGAAGGGCCTCTCGTACCGGCTGAGCCTGGGGGCCGACATCAACAGTTTTCAGCGCGATTATTACCGGCCGTCGACCCTCGAAATCCGGGACCGGAAAGGAGCCTCTGTCCCGACGGGCTTCTCCAGAGCCCAGAACTTTGTCAACTGGCTGGTCGAGAATACGCTCAACTACAACCGGTCGTTCGGGGTGCACAACGTTTCGGCGCTGGCGGGTTTCTCGTCGCAGAAGGACCGGCGGGTAGCCAATGAATTGACGGCGACCAATTTCCCCAATGACCTGGTTCAAACGCTCAACGCCGGTCAGGTTTCGTCCGGTAGTTCGGATATTCAGGAGTGGTCACTGCTCTCCTACATAGGTCGGGTTCAGTACGATTATAATGGTAAGTATCTGCTATCGGCTGCTATTCGGGCCGATGGTTCATCGCGCTTCGGGCGGTCTAACCGCTGGGGTTATTTCCCGTCGGTCTCGGCGGGCTGGAATGTCTCGCAGGAAACGTTTCTGAAATCAGCTACCTGGCTGAGCGATTTGAAACTGCGGGCTAGTTACGGCCTGACGGGTAATTTCCAGATTCCAAACTACGGTTCTGTTAGTTTGCTCGGCTACCAAAACTACATTCTCGGTCCCGAAACCATTGTGAGCGGGTTGGCACCCACCAATTCGGCAAATGACAAGCTGAAGTGGGAGAAAACGGCCATGTTCGATATAGGCTTCGACGTAAGTTTCCTGCGCAACCGCCTGAACCTGACCTTCGATTATTACCACGCCAACACCTCCGATCTGCTGTTGAACGTTCCCGTTCCCCGCGCATCGGGCTTTAGTACGGAGTTGCAAAACATTGGTAAAGTTAACAACCAGGGCATTGAACTCACACTAGGAACGCGTCAGACGTTCGGACGTTTCCGCTGGGAGGCCAGTGCCAACATAGCCGCCAACCGTAACAAGGTAATCGCGCTCGGGCCTTCCGGCGATCCGATCATTGTGGCCGGTGGCGTAGCCGGTGCGCAGTTCATCACTCAGATTGGCCACCCCATTGGCGAATACTATACGATGATCAACGACGGTGTGTTTAAAAATCAGGCTGAAATAGACGCCTATCCGCACACCACGACCACCCGCCCCGGCGATTTTAAGTTCAGGGACAATAACGGCGACGGTAAGATAGACTTCAGCAGCGACCGGGCCGTTACGGGCAGCTACTTCCCGAAATACACTTTCGGCTTTACCAACAACTTCGCCTACCGGGGCTTCGATCTGGGCGTTGCCATTCAGGGCGTTCAGGGACACAAAATTCTGAACCTTATTCGGCGTTACATCTATAATATGGAGGGGAACGGCAACTTGTTCCGGGGGGCTTTGGATCGCTGGCAGTCGCCCGACAATCCGGGAAATGGGCTGGTTAACCGCGCTAACCGCCTGGCATCCGGCTCCAACGGCGAAATCTCAACCTGGCATATTGAAAGCGGCTCGTATGTGCGTATCCGGACCATTACGCTCGGGTATACGCTACCAACGGCACTGCTTCAGAAAATTCGCCTGAGCCGCGCCCGCCTGTATGTGACTACCCAGAACCCGTTCACCTTTACCAAATACCTCGGCTACAATCCAGAGGTAAACAGCCGCCCTGATAGCGCCCTGTCGTCGGGTGAGGACTATGGCACGTATCCATTACCCCGCACAACCTCGGTCGGCATCAACCTATCCTTCTAG